DNA from Streptomyces sp. Edi4:
TGCGCGCGGCGGTCGAGGAGTCCGGGCTCGGCGTGCACGAGCACCCGCTGATGCTCCTGGATCCCCAAGCGCCCCCGGCCGAGCCGCACCCCTTGGTCCGGGTGCTCGGCGCGGGTGATCCGCTGCTGCACGCCGCGCTCGTCGTGCCCCGGCTGGCGTTCGCCGCGCCCGGTACGGACGTGGGCGGGGCCGGGGTCGGCGAGTTGACCGCCGCGATCGTGGCTCATGCCGGTGACGGCTTGGCCCAGCAGGTCGGCGAGCGGATCCGCGCGGGCCGCACGGCGGTGGCGGCCGCCGTCGAGAACGGGCTGCCGCTCTGTTCCGGCATGCACAATCCGGTGGGGCAGGTCAGCGAGATCGTCGCGGTGGGCACGCTGCCGGCCGCGCGACGCAGGGGCCTTGGGCGCGCGGTGACGGCGGCGCTGGTCGCCGACGCGCGGGGCGCGGGCGCCGCGACGGTCTTCCTGTCGGCGGGCGACGCCGACGTGGCCCGGATGTACGCGAGCCTGGGCTTTCGCCCGGTCGGCACGGCCCTGATCGCCGAACCGGCCGGTTCCTGACGGCGGTTGTGCGGCAGCAGGCGGCGGGGGCCGCTCCGGTCGTCGAAGTCGAGGGTTCCTGACGGCAGTTGTGCGGCCGCACCCGGCGAGCGTCGCCCTGATCACCGAACCCGCAGGTTCTTGACGGCAGTTGGGCGCCCGAGGCCCGCCAGTCCGGGCCGCACCGCCTCGCACCGCGCCGTTCCGAGCCGCGCCGCCCCACCCCACCCCGTCCCACCCCGCCCGTCCCGTCCCGCCCGTCCCGCCCCGCAAGATCACCTCTTGCCCTGCGCACACCGTTCTGCGTACAGTGTGCGCAACAAGGGAACGGTGTACGCACGCCGTTGATCCGGGAGGGGAACCCGATGTCGAAGAACGTCAGCTGGGACGAGCGGGGGCAGTGGAGCGCCGAGGGGGCATGGGGGGCCCAGGGCTCGGACGGCGAGCGTTTTCACCTGGACGCCTGGCAGGCGAGGCTCGATCAGCTGCGCAGGAAGCACCACGTCCCCGGCGCCACCCTCGCCGTGCTCGCCCACGGCAGGATCCACGAGCTGGCCGGCGGGGTGCTGCACACCGGCACCGGCGTGGCCGCCACCACCGACTCGGTCTTCCAGCTCGGCTCGCTGGCCAAGACGTACACCGCGACCCTCGTCATGCGGCTGGTCGACGCGGGAAAGCTCGATCTGGACGCGCCGGTCCGCGAGGTGCTGCCCGACTTCACCGTCGCCGACGACGAGGCGTCCCGCACCATCACGCCCCGGCAGCTGCTCTCCCACACGAGCGGTCTGACGTGCGACTTCACCTTCGACTCGGGGCGAGGGGACGACTGCCTGGAGCGGTATGTGGACGCCGCGAGCGGCGTCGCCCTCGACTGCCCGCCCGGCGCCGCCTGCTCCTACAGCAGCCTCGGCTTCAACGTGCTCGGCCGCATCGTGGAGGTTTTGACCGGCACGACGTGGGACCAGGCCCTCAAGGACCTGCTTCTCACGCCGCTCGGCCTCACCCACACGATGACGCTGCCCGAGGAGGCGCTGGCGTTCCGCGCCGCGATGGGCCATCTCGGCGAGTACGGCGAGGACCCCGTCCCCGCTCCGGCCTGGGACCTCATGCCGCGTTCGGCGGGGCCCTACGGCCGGGTGCTGGCCACCGCCGGTGACGTCGCCCGGCTCGCCCGGATGCACCTGGCGGGCGGCGCCGCCCCGGACGGGACCCGGCTCCTGAGCCCCGCGAGCGTCGCCGCGATGCGAAGCCGTGAGGTCGACTCCCCCGACAAGTGGACCGTCCACGCCGACGGCTGGGGGCTCGGCTGGACGCTGTACGACTGGAACGGCGTCCAGGGCTTTGGGCACGACGGTGCCTCGATCGGCCAGTACGGCTTCCTGCGGGTGGTGCCGGGCGCGGACGTCGCGGTGGTGCTCCTGACCAACGGCGGCGACGCGCGCCGGCTGTACGAGGACCTGTTCGCCGACCTGCTGCACGAGCTGGCCGGCGTGCGGATGCCCGCGCCGTTCGGACCGCCCGCCGAGCCGGTCGCGGTGGACTTCGCGCCGCTCACCGGCACCTACGAGCGTGAGGGCGTCCGCATCACCGTCTTCGAGCAGGACGGCGGGCCGCACCTGGTGTACGAGTTCACCGGCGGCATGAAGGACTTCTCGCCGCCGCTGCGGATGGAGCTCGTGGCGGTGACGGACACGGTGTTCGCGGGGGCCGGCTCGGGGGCGTACAGCGCGGACTGGATGCCGGTCGTCTTCGCCACCCTGCCGGACGGCACGGCCTGCTGCTGCATCGGCATGCGCTGCGCCCCGAAGGTCGCCTGAACCGCCCCCGCGACGGGGCTAGAAACCGAGCTTGCGCAGCTGCTTGGGGTCGCGCTGCCAGTCCTTGGCGACCTTGACGTGCAGGTCGAGGAAGACCGGCGTGCCCAGCAGCGCCTCGATGTGCTTGCGGGACTTCATGCCGACTTCCTTCAGGCGCTTGCCCTTGGGGCCGATGATGATGCCCTTCTGGCTCGGCCGCTCGATGTAGACGTTGGCGTGGATGTCCAGGAGCGGCCTGTCGGCGGGCCGGTCCTCGCGCGGGATCATCTCCTCCACGACGACCGCGATGGAGTGCGGCAGCTCGTCCCGTACGCCTTCGAGCGCGGCCTCGCGGATCAGCTCGGCGACCATCACCTGCTCGGGCTCGTCGGTGAGGTCGCCCTCGGGGTAGAGCGGGGGGCTCTTGGGGAGCATCGGGATGAGCAGGTCGGCGACGAGGTTGACCTGTACGTCGCCCACGGCGGAGACCGGCACGATCTGGGCCCACTCGAAGCCGAGCTCCGTGGAGAGCTGGTCCACGGCGATGAGCTGTTCGGCCAGTGTCTTGGAGTCGACCAGGTCGGTCTTGGTGACGATCGCGATCTTGGGGGTCTTCTTGATCCCGGCGAGTTCCTTGGCGATGAATTTGTCGCCCGGGCCGAGCTTCTGGTCGGCGGGCAGGCAGAAGCCGATCACGTCGACCTCGGCCCAGGTGGTGCGGACCACGTCGTTCAGGCGCTCACCGAGCAGGGTGCGCGGCTTGTGGAGCCCGGGGGTGTCCACGAGGATCAGCTGGGCGTCGGGGCGGTGCACGATGCCGCGCACGGTGTGCCGGGTGGTCTGCGGGCGGTTGGAGGTGATGGCCACCTTCTGCCCGACCAGAGCGTTCGTGAGGGTGGACTTGCCCGCGTTGGGGCGGCCGACGAAGCAGGCGAAGCCGGCCCGGTGGGTGGGGTCGGTGGCGGGGTCGGCGGCAGGGGTGCGAGCGCTCATGCGGCCATTCTCCCCGATCCCGACCCCGTCGCCGCCCAGCCCCTCCCAATCCGGCCCCCCGGGCTCCGCCCCGGACCCCGATCGCACCTGAAGGGCGCTCGTCCTCGAACGCCGGACAGGCTGAGGGTGCCCACGCGGGCCCACGTCGGATGCTCAGGGGCGCGGGGAACTGCGCGCTCAGCCACGCACGGTCGGCAGCCGGAGTCACTGGGGCTCCGCCCCAGACCCCGTTCGCGCCTGAAGGGCACTCGTCCTCAAATGCCGGACAGGCTGAGGGTGCCGGAGCGGGCCAGCACCCACCCCGCCAGGGGCGCGGGGAACTGCGCGAACGGGTTGAGGGTCCCGGTGCGGGTCAGGATCGGATACTCAGGGGGCGCCGGGCGTCCATGTCGGGGGGCGGCATCATGATCCGTATGGATGATGTCACCCCCACCCGCCGCCGCGTGCTCGTCAGCGGCGCCTCCCGAGGCCTGGGCCGTGCGCTCGCCCAGGCCTTCGCCGACCACGGCGACACCGTGGCCGTGCACTTCGGCGCCCGGCGCGAGGAGGCCGAACAGACCCTCGCCTCGCTCGCCGGGACGGGCCACGTGCTGGCGGGGGGCGACCTGTCCACCCCGCAGGGCGCCCGCACCGTCGCCGAGACCGCGAGCGAGGGGCTCGGCGGAATCGACGTGCTCGTCAACAACGCCGCCGTGAATCTCCCGCACCCCCTGGCCACCACCTCCTACGAGGACTGGGCGGCTGCCTGGCAGAGCCACGTCTGCGTCAACCTCCTCGCGACCGCGAATCTCAGCCACCTCGCGGCGCGCCGCATGATCGAGCAGGGCACCGGTGGCCGGATCATCAACGTCGGCTCGCGCGGCGCGTTCCGCGGCGAGCCCGACCACCCGGCCTACGGGGCGACGAAGGCGGCGGTGCACGCGCTGGGCCAGTCCCTGGCCGTGCACCTGGCCCCGTACGGGATCGGCGTCGCCTCCGTGGCCCCCGGGTTCTTCGAGACAGAGCGGGTCGCCCACCGGCTGAGCGGCGCCGAGGGCGAGGCGATCCGCGCCCAGAGCCCGTTCGGCCGGGTGGCGACGCCGCAGGAGATCGCGTCGGCCGCGCTGTGGCTGGCGTCACCGGCCGCGGAGTGGGCCTCGGGGACGGTCCTCGACCTCAACGGGGCTTCGTACCTGCGGACATGAGCCGGACGTGCGCCGCACCCGCGCCGGACGTGAGCAGGACGTGAGCCCTCACTGGGCTCATGTGTCCGCGGACGTGAGCCGCGCCGACGGGCGCCGCGCCGCCGTCCCGATGGCCCGCCGGCGTCGCCCGGCGCGGCGGCGTACGACTCGGTGCGCCGTGAAGGCGAGGGCTGCGGCCGCGAGGACGACCAGAGCGAGCCAGGGCAGGGCCAGGAACGACGCGCCGGCGGAACCCTTCGCGTCCTTCGCGCTCGCCGTCAACGTGACGTGTCCCCAGTCGAGTTGGGGGGAGCCACGCCAGGTCTCGGTGAGCGTGACCCGCTGGCCGGGCAGCAGCTCGGCGGGGACCGCGGCCGGGTCCCGGCTGAGCAGGGTCCGCCCGAACAGACCCGTGGCGCGCAGCGCGACCTTCGGGCTGAGCGTGACGTTGCCCCGGTTGTGCAGCGTGTACGTGATGTCGGTGCGGCTCTCTCCGGCGC
Protein-coding regions in this window:
- a CDS encoding serine hydrolase domain-containing protein, producing MSKNVSWDERGQWSAEGAWGAQGSDGERFHLDAWQARLDQLRRKHHVPGATLAVLAHGRIHELAGGVLHTGTGVAATTDSVFQLGSLAKTYTATLVMRLVDAGKLDLDAPVREVLPDFTVADDEASRTITPRQLLSHTSGLTCDFTFDSGRGDDCLERYVDAASGVALDCPPGAACSYSSLGFNVLGRIVEVLTGTTWDQALKDLLLTPLGLTHTMTLPEEALAFRAAMGHLGEYGEDPVPAPAWDLMPRSAGPYGRVLATAGDVARLARMHLAGGAAPDGTRLLSPASVAAMRSREVDSPDKWTVHADGWGLGWTLYDWNGVQGFGHDGASIGQYGFLRVVPGADVAVVLLTNGGDARRLYEDLFADLLHELAGVRMPAPFGPPAEPVAVDFAPLTGTYEREGVRITVFEQDGGPHLVYEFTGGMKDFSPPLRMELVAVTDTVFAGAGSGAYSADWMPVVFATLPDGTACCCIGMRCAPKVA
- a CDS encoding GNAT family N-acetyltransferase, with protein sequence MTTRSTTQSFHPSLDALERYYDAAPRSAARVEDFGPLTLFVREGAGWPFYARPTPGHPGPVTAADVDAVRARQRALGVPEALEWVAEVNPGLRAAVEESGLGVHEHPLMLLDPQAPPAEPHPLVRVLGAGDPLLHAALVVPRLAFAAPGTDVGGAGVGELTAAIVAHAGDGLAQQVGERIRAGRTAVAAAVENGLPLCSGMHNPVGQVSEIVAVGTLPAARRRGLGRAVTAALVADARGAGAATVFLSAGDADVARMYASLGFRPVGTALIAEPAGS
- the era gene encoding GTPase Era, which codes for MSARTPAADPATDPTHRAGFACFVGRPNAGKSTLTNALVGQKVAITSNRPQTTRHTVRGIVHRPDAQLILVDTPGLHKPRTLLGERLNDVVRTTWAEVDVIGFCLPADQKLGPGDKFIAKELAGIKKTPKIAIVTKTDLVDSKTLAEQLIAVDQLSTELGFEWAQIVPVSAVGDVQVNLVADLLIPMLPKSPPLYPEGDLTDEPEQVMVAELIREAALEGVRDELPHSIAVVVEEMIPREDRPADRPLLDIHANVYIERPSQKGIIIGPKGKRLKEVGMKSRKHIEALLGTPVFLDLHVKVAKDWQRDPKQLRKLGF
- a CDS encoding SDR family oxidoreductase — protein: MDDVTPTRRRVLVSGASRGLGRALAQAFADHGDTVAVHFGARREEAEQTLASLAGTGHVLAGGDLSTPQGARTVAETASEGLGGIDVLVNNAAVNLPHPLATTSYEDWAAAWQSHVCVNLLATANLSHLAARRMIEQGTGGRIINVGSRGAFRGEPDHPAYGATKAAVHALGQSLAVHLAPYGIGVASVAPGFFETERVAHRLSGAEGEAIRAQSPFGRVATPQEIASAALWLASPAAEWASGTVLDLNGASYLRT